The Helicoverpa armigera isolate CAAS_96S chromosome 18, ASM3070526v1, whole genome shotgun sequence genome segment ttgtgttcacagagaatataattaatattgcgTCGAGTAGGAAGTTAAGGAATTcgaggtttttttttcatgcaaTTAGAGTTATGTTTTCAATTTATCTATTTTGattcatgaaaattttaatgtgtGTCTTCTTCATACTTTTACAGACACATAAGTCTGTTACATTCGATGGATTTTACCTGACACAGAAGAccaacttttaattattttactatgtgAAACCAAGAATGAGTGAATTTTTCTTTACAGTCCAAAAGGTAAATCCATTACACAAGCTTGtgctaaaataaacaattacactCTTTTTTACCTCGGAATCCAAAATGTCTGAATTATGAGTTTTCGTAAGAACTTACAAGACGATTACTGTGTTTTCATTTTGCTCTAAATCTAGATTCATCTCCCTCATCTCACTCACCACCAATTCCTCACTCAAACTTCTCTACTTCTTCTCTCAGTAGCGGACATAGAATGCGGTAAGAACGTCGCCCGTAGCGCTCGCATCGTCGGCGGCGAAGACAGCTTACCCGCCGAGTTTCCCTGGGCTGCTAGTGTATGGAGGCAGGGGGCGCATCAGTGTGGGGCTACCGTGTTGAGCGATAGGTGGCTACTTACTGCGGGACATTGTGTTTGCAGGTAATTTGTTATTAAGTGGTGTAGTAGGTTGTTATTAAGCCAAAGAATCTCAATTTTGTGACCtataattttgtgaattttaattttgattttgtgtaggtacacCCAAGGTTGGGTGAAGTACCTCTACAGTACATTGAATTTCATaacattctttaaaaaatataaaaagcattGAACGAAGTTGATAGAAATGGTAGAAGTTTGCTCAATaatgagaaaattataattgaaaagtcttgatatgtttttttttatgaaaatttatcCCTGGTATCTTTGATAAGTATATTTGTATACAATATTCTcgtgttatttaataattttgataatcgATCAGCCATCtataaactatgtatattttaaccGAGTCTCtcgtttttaattaacttgtggaactcttttaaaagttatttcaaatGCCTTTTCAGTGTGTTCGATGAATTCTACAAATCTAAGCAGCTGACCGTAGTTGCCGGGTACACAGACATATCAGCTAGAGATGAGAATGAAGCCATATCGAGGATCATTCCCCATCCCGATTacaagtaagttttattttcaacacatTTCTGCGCGTAAAGAGAACTTTTATTGCAccgctttttatattttataatattgtttatttactgacGTGTTTTATAACACGTTCTGATTACTATTTTATCTCTTAAAACCATGCACATGTTAAAAAAATAGCTtttgccagcagtttcaccgcTTCCTTTCAATAACTGACTATTTGTTTCCGTATATAGTCAATCTGACGTATAAACTATGCTACTgccgagtttcatcaaaatctatttagtagtttttgcttgaaagtcTAACTAACATCCGTACATACATGTTCATTACTAGGATGAAGGTTTATgcataatataggtaaatattgaTTAATAGAGCACTCAACAATGTTTATCTgtgaattgaaaatatattaatttatctattagttttacACAGTGCACTTTAAAAAGATAACAATTGCGTAGGTTTTATGAAGTGTCAACAATTTTAAGTACCAAGTCCTTGGATTAGTTAAAACgctttgaataataatattcgTATTCTTAAAGAAGTTTaaatccatttaaaaaaaaagctttgatGTTAAATGCATAAAAGTTCTctttaattcaattttgtttcaataaaaaagttatttttcattattcaaaTCGATAACTTTCAATCTTTTAattcacacaaatattataaaagcttaagtttgtatgtgtgtgtacgCGCATACGGTTGAATGGATTCTGATATAGTTCATGCATCACAATAGCATACAGACTACTTTTACCTAATCCAGGTGAACGTAAGTAAGCGGGTGAAACTtcttttataaatggttaaaatattttccagatGCAATAGAAAATCAAATGACGTAGCCTTACTGAAGACGGCTCGGCAACTGCGCTGGTCTACTGGTCTACAACCAGCTTGTCTGCCAAACTCACCAGCTCAGGACTTCAGCGGTACTTCAGCTACGGTCGCTGGATGGGGATTCACGAATGAAGATAGGGAAAAAGGTGAGGAATCATATTAGTAGTTTACTCATTTACCTATATACATATCATTTGCATGCTAACAATATACTTattaatgcgaaagttactctgtTTATCGCACTTTGATGCCAAAACAACttaatcaatataaatatttggtaCAAAGGTAGTCCAAATAGTAATGCAGATAATAAATATAGCAGAAAGTGTCCTGTGAAAGCAAAAGAAGTAAAATTTTATCCATGTGGTTACCTCGGGACATGGTCCAAACGGCAGGGAATAGCTATATAGTTAATGATAAACATGGCGATGCTGAAGGTTTTGGCTCAATAAGGTACACTTTGGTGTTTAATTTAAACAAGCAACTCTTAGAACTAGTAAGAAGGATACTAATAATCATAAATTAATCTTATATCTTTACAGGAGCAAGACCCAACGTCTTACAGAAGACAGAAGTGACAGTGGTAACTAATGACGAGTGCAATAGCTGGTACAAGTCCCAGGGGAGCAAAGTGAAGGTGATTTCCACTCAAATGTGTGCAGGCCATGAAATAGGTGGACGTGACTCTTGCTGGGTAAGTATTTCAGTATcagttaacaaaataatatgcttGCAATATTAACTAAAGAAGTGAGAActcacaatttaaaaaatcttattgacAACTGaactaacatgaaaataaatgattaaaacaAATCTGAAAATTTTCTGAAAACTGTAAACTTACAAATGCCGTTTGTGGTATATTTTATCAAGACaggatattataaaaaaaaaaaaacaatagttagCTAGCTTAACATGTTGCATAGAGGCACTTCGTACAGT includes the following:
- the LOC110375812 gene encoding trypsin-1, which produces MCRVVFVFFIFCFSYGLCFINLADIECGKNVARSARIVGGEDSLPAEFPWAASVWRQGAHQCGATVLSDRWLLTAGHCVCSVFDEFYKSKQLTVVAGYTDISARDENEAISRIIPHPDYKCNRKSNDVALLKTARQLRWSTGLQPACLPNSPAQDFSGTSATVAGWGFTNEDREKGARPNVLQKTEVTVVTNDECNSWYKSQGSKVKVISTQMCAGHEIGGRDSCWADSGGPLMIKDEKRHVMVVGVVSTGSGCARPKMPGVYTRISRYTDWIVQSINGDKARSGLNWYPNFASFFG